From the Macaca nemestrina isolate mMacNem1 chromosome 7, mMacNem.hap1, whole genome shotgun sequence genome, one window contains:
- the LOC105493148 gene encoding isocitrate dehydrogenase [NAD] subunit alpha, mitochondrial isoform X2 — translation MDRERTRGKVSRLLGAFHNPKQVTRGFTGGVQTVTLIPGDGIGPEISAAVMKIFDAAKAPIQWEERNVTAIQGPGGKWMIPSEAKESMDKNKMGLKGPLKTPIAAGHPSMNLLLRKTFDLYANVRPCVSIEGYKTPYTDVNIVTIRENTEGEYSGIEHVIVDGVVQSIKLITEGASKRIAEFAFEYARNNHRSNVTAVHKANIMRMSDGLFLQKCREVAENCKDIKFNEMYLDTVCLNMVQDPSQFDVLVMPNLYGDILSDLCAGLIGGLGVTPSGNIGANGVAIFESVHGTAPDIAGKDMANPTALLLSAVMMLRHMGLFDHAARIEAACFATIKDGKSLTKDLGGNAKCSDFTEEICRRVKDLD, via the exons atgGACAGGGAGAGGACGAGGGGAAAG GTCTCTCGGCTGCTGGGGGCATTCCACAACCCAAAACAGGTGACCAGAGGTTTTACTGGTGGT GTTCAGACGGTAACTTTAATTCCAGGAGATGGTATTGGCCCAGAAATTTCAGCTGCAGTTATGAAGATTTTTGATGCTGCCAAA GCACCTATTCAGTGGGAGGAGCGGAACGTCACTGCCATTCAAGGACCCGGAGGAAAGTGGATGATCCCTTCAGAGGCTAAAGAGTCCATGGATAAGAACAAGATGGGCTTGAAAG GCCCTTTGAAGACCCCAATAGCAGCCGGTCACCCATCTATGAATTTACTGCTGCGCAAAACATTTGACCTTTATGCAAATGTTCGACCATGTGTCTCTATCGAAGGCTATAAAACCCCTTACACTGATGTAAATATTGTGACCATTCGAGAGAACACAGAAGGAGAATACAGTGGAATCGAGCATGTG ATCGTTGATGGAGTTGTGCAGAGTATCAAGCTCATCACCGAGGGGGCGAGCAAGCGCATTGCTGAATTTGCCTTTGAGTATGCCCGGAATAACCACCGGAGCAACGTCACGGCGGTGCACAAAGCCAACATCAT GCGGATGTCAGATGGGCTTTTTCTACAAAAATGCAGGGAAGTTGCAGAAAACTGTAAAGATATTAAATTTAATGAGATGTACCTTGATACAGTATGTTTGAAT ATGGTACAAGATCCTTCCCAATTTGATGTTCTTGTTATGCCAAATTTGTATGGAGACATCCTTAG tgACCTGTGTGCAGGATTGATCGGAGGTCTTGGTGTGACACCAAGTGGCAACATTGGAGCCAATGGGGTTGCAATTTTTGAGTCG GTTCATGGGACAGCTCCAGACATTGCAGGCAAGGACATGGCGAATCCCACAGCCCTGCTGCTCAGTGCCGTGATGATGTTGCGCCACATGGGACTTTTTGACCATGCTGCAAGAATTGAGGCTGCATGTTTTGCTACAATTAAGGATGGAAAG agCTTGACAAAAGATTTGGGAGGCAATGCAAAATGCTCAGACTTCACAGAGGAAATCTGTCGCCGAGTGAAAGATTTAGATTAA
- the LOC105493148 gene encoding isocitrate dehydrogenase [NAD] subunit alpha, mitochondrial isoform X1 translates to MAGPAWISKVSRLLGAFHNPKQVTRGFTGGVQTVTLIPGDGIGPEISAAVMKIFDAAKAPIQWEERNVTAIQGPGGKWMIPSEAKESMDKNKMGLKGPLKTPIAAGHPSMNLLLRKTFDLYANVRPCVSIEGYKTPYTDVNIVTIRENTEGEYSGIEHVIVDGVVQSIKLITEGASKRIAEFAFEYARNNHRSNVTAVHKANIMRMSDGLFLQKCREVAENCKDIKFNEMYLDTVCLNMVQDPSQFDVLVMPNLYGDILSDLCAGLIGGLGVTPSGNIGANGVAIFESVHGTAPDIAGKDMANPTALLLSAVMMLRHMGLFDHAARIEAACFATIKDGKSLTKDLGGNAKCSDFTEEICRRVKDLD, encoded by the exons ATGGCTGGGCCCGCGTGGATCTCCAAG GTCTCTCGGCTGCTGGGGGCATTCCACAACCCAAAACAGGTGACCAGAGGTTTTACTGGTGGT GTTCAGACGGTAACTTTAATTCCAGGAGATGGTATTGGCCCAGAAATTTCAGCTGCAGTTATGAAGATTTTTGATGCTGCCAAA GCACCTATTCAGTGGGAGGAGCGGAACGTCACTGCCATTCAAGGACCCGGAGGAAAGTGGATGATCCCTTCAGAGGCTAAAGAGTCCATGGATAAGAACAAGATGGGCTTGAAAG GCCCTTTGAAGACCCCAATAGCAGCCGGTCACCCATCTATGAATTTACTGCTGCGCAAAACATTTGACCTTTATGCAAATGTTCGACCATGTGTCTCTATCGAAGGCTATAAAACCCCTTACACTGATGTAAATATTGTGACCATTCGAGAGAACACAGAAGGAGAATACAGTGGAATCGAGCATGTG ATCGTTGATGGAGTTGTGCAGAGTATCAAGCTCATCACCGAGGGGGCGAGCAAGCGCATTGCTGAATTTGCCTTTGAGTATGCCCGGAATAACCACCGGAGCAACGTCACGGCGGTGCACAAAGCCAACATCAT GCGGATGTCAGATGGGCTTTTTCTACAAAAATGCAGGGAAGTTGCAGAAAACTGTAAAGATATTAAATTTAATGAGATGTACCTTGATACAGTATGTTTGAAT ATGGTACAAGATCCTTCCCAATTTGATGTTCTTGTTATGCCAAATTTGTATGGAGACATCCTTAG tgACCTGTGTGCAGGATTGATCGGAGGTCTTGGTGTGACACCAAGTGGCAACATTGGAGCCAATGGGGTTGCAATTTTTGAGTCG GTTCATGGGACAGCTCCAGACATTGCAGGCAAGGACATGGCGAATCCCACAGCCCTGCTGCTCAGTGCCGTGATGATGTTGCGCCACATGGGACTTTTTGACCATGCTGCAAGAATTGAGGCTGCATGTTTTGCTACAATTAAGGATGGAAAG agCTTGACAAAAGATTTGGGAGGCAATGCAAAATGCTCAGACTTCACAGAGGAAATCTGTCGCCGAGTGAAAGATTTAGATTAA